A genome region from Cucurbita pepo subsp. pepo cultivar mu-cu-16 chromosome LG02, ASM280686v2, whole genome shotgun sequence includes the following:
- the LOC111788783 gene encoding aspartic proteinase PCS1-like: MPLSLLLFVALLSLLFSPSNSLSLSFPLTSLPLSQEPSFSLSSKTSPLDSAKLPFKYSNALVVSFSIGSPPQPMDMVLDTGSQLSWVQCYGKVRRRTESVINRFDPYLSSTFSHLPCNNSICKPRILDFTLPTSCDRYRRCHYSYFYADGTLAEGNLVTEKITFSNSLTTRSLVLGCATASTENRGMLGMNKGRLSFISQARISKFSYCVPDRIGSDPTGLFYLGDNPNSGKFKYVKMLTFSKSRRSPNLDKLAYTLPMKGIRIGKNHLNISRAVFKPDPSGAGQTMIDSGSDLTYLVDEAYSKVRAEIVRLVGPMMKKAYEFAAVDMCFDGAEAAVVGRRIGNMWFKFENGVEILVGKGEGLLTEVEKGVKCVGIGRSDRLVTESNIIGIVHQKNMWVEYDLANKRVGFGKAECSRLKAW, from the coding sequence atgcctctctctctcctcctctttgTGGCCctactctctctcttattctcCCCATCAaactccctctctctctccttccctcTCACCTCCCTTCCTCTATCCCAAGAACCCTCCTTTTCCCTCTCCTCCAAAACCTCACCCCTGGACTCGGCGAAGCTCCCCTTCAAATACTCCAACGCCCTGGTGGTCTCTTTCTCCATTGGGTCGCCGCCGCAGCCGATGGACATGGTGCTAGACACCGGCAGCCAACTCTCTTGGGTTCAATGCTACGGCAAAGTAAGGAGGAGGACAGAATCAGTGATTAATCGATTTGACCCTTATCTCTCCTCCACTTTCTCTCACCTCCCCTGCAACAACTCTATCTGCAAACCCCGAATTCTCGATTTTACCCTTCCTACCTCTTGTGATCGATATCGCCGCTGCCACTACTCCTACTTCTACGCCGATGGGACCTTGGCTGAAGGTAATCTCGTCACTGAAAAAATCACATTCTCTAATTCCTTAACTACCCGCTCCCTCGTTCTCGGCTGCGCTACGGCCTCCACTGAAAACAGGGGTATGTTGGGAATGAATAAGGGACGCCTCTCCTTCATTTCCCAGGCCAGAATATCCAAGTTTTCCTATTGTGTCCCGGATCGAATCGGGTCGGATCCAACCGGGTTGTTCTACCTCGGAGACAACCCGAATTCGGGTAAATTCAAATacgtcaaaatgttgactttctcCAAAAGTCGACGCTCCCCGAATCTTGACAAGTTGGCCTACACCCTCCCAATGAAGGGGATTAGAATAGGCAAAAACCACCTCAACATCTCGCGGGCCGTTTTCAAACCGGACCCATCTGGCGCCGGTCAGACCATGATCGACTCCGGCTCGGATTTGACGTATTTGGTAGATGAAGCTTACAGCAAGGTTAGAGCAGAGATAGTGAGATTAGTGGGGCCCATGATGAAGAAAGCATATGAATTTGCTGCCGTTGACATGTGTTTTGACGGCGCAGAGGCGGCGGTGGTGGGTCGGAGAATTGGCAACATGTGGTTCAAGTTTGAGAATGGGGTGGAGATATTGGTCGGGAAAGGAGAAGGGTTATTGACGGAAGTGGAAAAAGGGGTGAAGTGTGTGGGGATTGGACGGTCAGATAGACTTGTGACTGAGAGTAATATAATCGGGATCGTTCATCAAAAGAATATGTGGGTGGAGTACGATCTGGCCAATAAGAGAGTTGGGTTCGGTAAAGCTGAGTGTAGTAGATTGAAGGCCTGGTAA
- the LOC111789363 gene encoding aspartic proteinase PCS1-like translates to MPLFLHFLSLFSLFFSPSNSLSLTSHSLSQKPSLSSSSASAKLPFKYSNALVVSLPMGTPPQPMDMVLDTGSQLSWTQCRGEVNGKLVKPGITMFDPSRSSSFSLLPCNTSLCIPQIPDFTLPTSCDQRRLCHYSYFYADGTLAEGNLVTEKFTFSNSLITPSIILGCAKASTENRGILGMNTGRLSFISQAKISKFSYCIPGRSGSDPTGLFYLGDNPNSGKFKYVNMLTFPQSQRAPNLDKLAYTLPMKGIRIAKNQLNISPTVFKPDPSGSGQTMIDSGSDLTYLVDEAYNKVRAEIVRLVGPMMKKGYEYASVADMCFDGAVAAAAGQGIGDMWFEFENGVEILVGKGEGLLTEVEKGVKCIGIGRSDRLGTGSNIIGNVHQQNMWVEYDFTNKRVGFGGAECSGLKA, encoded by the coding sequence ATGCCTCTCTTTCTCCACTTTCTCTCCctattctctctcttcttctccccATCAAACTCCCTCTCTCTCACCTCCCATTCTCTCTCCCAAAAGCCCTCCCTTTCCTCATCCTCTGCCTCCGCCAAGCTCCCCTTCAAATACTCCAATGCCCTTGTCGTCTCTCTTCCGATGGGAACGCCGCCGCAGCCGATGGACATGGTCCTAGACACCGGCAGCCAACTGTCCTGGACTCAATGTCGCGGCGAGGTAAATGGAAAATTAGTGAAGCCAGGAATTACCATGTTTGACCCTTCTCGctcctcctctttctctctccttccttgTAACACCTCTCTCTGCATACCTCAAATTCCCGATTTTACCCTTCCCACTTCTTGTGACCAACGTCGCCTCTGCCACTACTCCTACTTCTATGCCGATGGGACCTTGGCCGAGGGTAATCTCGTCACTGAAAAATTCACCTTCTCTAATTCCTTAATTACCCCTTCCATCATTCTCGGCTGCGCTAAGGCTTCCACCGAAAATAGGGGTATTTTGGGAATGAATACTGGACGCCTTTCTTTCATCTCCCAGGCTAAAATATCCAAGTTTTCATATTGCATCCCCGGTCGAAGCGGGTCGGATCCAACCGGGTTGTTCTACCTTGGAGACAACCCGAATTCAGGTAAATTCAAATACGTCAACATGTTGACTTTTCCCCAAAGTCAACGCGCCCCAAATCTTGACAAACTGGCCTATACCCTCCCAATGAAGGGAATAAGAATAGCCAAAAACCAACTCAACATTTCCCCAACCGTTTTTAAACCGGACCCATCTGGGTCCGGTCAGACCATGATCGATTCCGGCTCGGATTTGACGTATTTGGTAGATGAAGCTTACAACAAGGTTAGAGCAGAGATAGTGAGATTAGTGGGGCCCATGATGAAGAAAGGATACGAATACGCCTCCGTTGCCGACATGTGTTTCGACGGTGCAGTGGCGGCTGCAGCCGGGCAGGGGATTGGCGACATGTGGTTCGAGTTTGAGAATGGAGTGGAGATATTGGTCGGGAAAGGGGAAGGGTTATTAACCGAAGTCGAAAAAGGGGTGAAGTGCATAGGAATCGGACGGTCAGATAGGCTTGGGACTGGGAGTAATATAATCGGTAACGTTCATCAGCAGAATATGTGGGTGGAGTATGATTTTACCAATAAGAGAGTTGGATTCGGTGGAGCTGAGTGTAGTGGATTGAAGGCATGA
- the LOC111789286 gene encoding aspartic proteinase PCS1-like yields MSLSLLFVGLFSLLFSPSNSLPLSFPLTSRSLSEEPSISPLYPSLYSKAASKPPAKLPFKYSNALVVSLPMGTPPQLMDMVLDTGSQLSWIQCHGKVNGKSVKPGIKWFNPSLSSTFSFLPCNSSLCKPRIPDFTLPTSCDPRRHCHYSYFYADGTLAEGNLVTEKFSFTASPIAIGCVKPSAENRGILGMNTGHLSFISQAKISKFSYCIPGRSRSDLTGLFYLGDNPNSGKFKYVNMLTFPESQNSPNLDKLAYTLPMKGIRIGRVQLKISPAVFKPDPTGSGQTMIDSGSELTYLVDEAYNKVKAEIVRLVGPMMKKGYEYASVADMCFDSAMAAAAGSRIGDMWFQFENGVEILVGKGEGLLTVVEKGVKCVGIGRSGRLGTESNMIGNVHQQNMWVEYDLANKRVGFGGALCSGLKA; encoded by the coding sequence atgtctctctctctcctctttgtGGGCctattctctctcttattctcCCCATCAaactccctccctctctccttCCCTCTCACCTCCCGTTCTCTCTCCGAAGAACCCTCAATTTCTCCATTATACCCTTCCCTCTACTCCAAAGCCGCATCCAAACCACCCGCCAAGCTCCCTTTCAAATACTCCAATGCCCTGGTCGTCTCCCTTCCGATGGGAACGCCGCCGCAGCTGATGGACATGGTCCTAGACACCGGCAGCCAACTCTCTTGGATTCAATGCCACGGCAAAGTTAACGGAAAATCAGTTAAACCCGGAATTAAGTGGTTTAacccttctctctcctccactTTCTCTTTCCTCCCATGTAACAGCTCTCTCTGCAAACCTCGAATTCCCGATTTTACCCTTCCCACTTCCTGTGACCCACGTCGCCACTGCCACTACTCCTACTTCTACGCCGATGGGACCTTGGCCGAGGGTAATCTCGTCACTGAAAAATTCTCCTTCACCGCCTCTCCCATCGCTATCGGCTGCGTTAAGCCCTCCGCCGAAAATAGGGGTATTTTGGGAATGAATACCGGACACCTCTCCTTCATCTCTCAGGCCAAAATATCCAAGTTTTCCTATTGTATCCCGGGTCGAAGCAGGTCAGATCTAACCGGGTTGTTCTACCTTGGAGACAACCCGAATTCGGGTAAATTCAAATATGTCAACATGTTGACTTTTCCCGAAAGTCAAAACTCCCCGAATCTTGACAAATTGGCCTACACCCTCCCAATGAAGGGGATAAGAATCGGCAGAGTCCAACTCAAAATCTCTCCGGCCGTTTTTAAACCAGACCCAACTGGGTCCGGTCAGACCATGATTGATTCCGGCTCAGAGTTGACTTACTTGGTAGATGAAGCCTACAACAAAGTTAAAGCAGAGATCGTGAGATTAGTGGGGCCCATGATGAAGAAAGGATATGAATACGCCTCCGTCGCCGACATGTGTTTCGACAGTGcaatggcggcggcggcaggGTCGAGAATTGGTGACATGTGGTTTCAGTTTGAGAATGGGGTGGAGATATTGGTTGGGAAAGGGGAAGGGTTATTGACGGTTGTGGAAAAAGGGGTGAAGTGTGTGGGGATCGGACGGTCAGGTAGGCTTGGAACTGAGAGTAATATGATCGGAAATGTTCATCAGCAGAATATGTGGGTGGAGTACGATTTGGCCAATAAGAGAGTTGGGTTTGGTGGAGCTCTGTGTAGTGGATTGAAGGCATGA